The following coding sequences are from one Amyelois transitella isolate CPQ chromosome 23, ilAmyTran1.1, whole genome shotgun sequence window:
- the LOC106129281 gene encoding octopamine receptor beta-2R isoform X2, protein MDRVNGTNVTANATEDWTGNGTSSEWSYDVMFKLRTSVLLLIVVMAVLGNLLVIVSVMRHRKLRVITNYFVVSLAFADILVAMVVMPFNFSVQFNNGWVFGEVICDLWNSSDVYFTSTSILHLCCISVDRYYAIVKPLKYPIKMTKKMAFVMLAATWLSPITISYVPIFMGWYTTTDHLLNREKDQCEFKVNKPYAVISSSISFWIPCTIMIFTYLAIFKEANRQEKALHARAGNAMLMHRHSREVGDKNGALHINANTPTKDRNILKMKREHKAARTLGIIMGAFILCWLPFFLYYISTSLCDSCKCPDVVTVIMFWTGYFNSALNPIIYAYFNRDFRNAFKNTLACAFCSFCRRSASDLDAMERLDRRGSAQLRVPIPSRRASDLASL, encoded by the exons ATGGATCGAGTAAACGGAACGAACGTCACGGCCAACGCGACCGAGGACTGGACCGGTAACGGAACGTCGTCGGAATGGAGTTACGACGTGATGTTCAAGTTGAGGACCAGCGTGCTGCTGCTGATAGTAGTGATGGCGGTGCTTGGCAACCTGCTGGTCATCGTCAGTGTCATGAGGCATAG AAAACTCCGCGTCATCACCAACTACTTCGTCGTGTCCCTGGCATTCGCCGACATATTAGTGGCCATGGTTGTAATGCCATTCAACTTCAGCGTTCAGTTCAACAACGGATGGGTCTTCGGCGAGGTCATATGTGACCTCTGGAACTCCTCGGATGTGTACTTTACCTCGACATCGATATTACACCTGTGTTGTATATCCGTGGACAGATATTATGCCATTGTGAAGCCTTTGAAGTATCCTATCAAGATGACGAAGAag ATGGCATTCGTGATGTTAGCAGCTACATGGCTTAGTCCGATCACGATATCATACGTGCCAATTTTCATGGGCTGGTACACAACCACAGATCATTTACTAAACCGTGAGAAAGACCAATGTGAATTCAAAGTGAACAAACCGTACGCTGTCATATCCAGTTCTATATCATTCTGGATACCTTGCACTATAATGATATTCACATACTTAGCTATATTCAAGGAAGCGAATCGCCAAGAGAAAGCGCTCCACGCCAGAGCTGGGAACGCCATGTTAATGCACAGACATTCCCGGGAAGTCGGCGACAAAAATGGTGCATTACATATAAACGCGAACACTCCAACTAAGGACAGAAACATCCTCAAAATGAAGAGGGAACACAAGGCGGCTAGGACGCTAGGAATCATAATGGGAGCTTTCATACTCTGTTGGCTTCCCTTCTTTCTATATTACATCTCAACATCCCTTTGTGATTCGTGCAAATGTCCCGATGTCGTGACTGTTATCATGTTTTGGACTGGCTACTTCAACTCTGCGTTGAATCCAATCATCTACGCCTATTTCAATAGGGATTTCCGTAACGCGTTTAAGAACACTTTGGCTTGTGCGTTCTGTAGTTTTTGTAGAAGAAGTGCATCAGATTTAGATGCTATGGAACGTTTAGATAGGAGGGGTTCTGCGCAATTAAGGGTCCCTATACCGTCGAGACGAGCATCGGATCTCGCGTCCCTTTGA
- the LOC106129281 gene encoding octopamine receptor beta-2R isoform X1, translating into MFKLRTSVLLLIVVMAVLGNLLVIVSVMRHRKLRVITNYFVVSLAFADILVAMVVMPFNFSVQFNNGWVFGEVICDLWNSSDVYFTSTSILHLCCISVDRYYAIVKPLKYPIKMTKKMAFVMLAATWLSPITISYVPIFMGWYTTTDHLLNREKDQCEFKVNKPYAVISSSISFWIPCTIMIFTYLAIFKEANRQEKALHARAGNAMLMHRHSREVGDKNGALHINANTPTKDRNILKMKREHKAARTLGIIMGAFILCWLPFFLYYISTSLCDSCKCPDVVTVIMFWTGYFNSALNPIIYAYFNRDFRNAFKNTLACAFCSFCRRSASDLDAMERLDRRGSAQLRVPIPSRRASDLASL; encoded by the exons ATGTTCAAGTTGAGGACCAGCGTGCTGCTGCTGATAGTGGTGATGGCGGTGCTTGGCAACCTGCTGGTCATCGTCAGTGTCATGAGGCATAG AAAACTCCGCGTCATCACCAACTACTTCGTCGTGTCCCTGGCATTCGCCGACATATTAGTGGCCATGGTTGTAATGCCATTCAACTTCAGCGTTCAGTTCAACAACGGATGGGTCTTCGGCGAGGTCATATGTGACCTCTGGAACTCCTCGGATGTGTACTTTACCTCGACATCGATATTACACCTGTGTTGTATATCCGTGGACAGATATTATGCCATTGTGAAGCCTTTGAAGTATCCTATCAAGATGACGAAGAag ATGGCATTCGTGATGTTAGCAGCTACATGGCTTAGTCCGATCACGATATCATACGTGCCAATTTTCATGGGCTGGTACACAACCACAGATCATTTACTAAACCGTGAGAAAGACCAATGTGAATTCAAAGTGAACAAACCGTACGCTGTCATATCCAGTTCTATATCATTCTGGATACCTTGCACTATAATGATATTCACATACTTAGCTATATTCAAGGAAGCGAATCGCCAAGAGAAAGCGCTCCACGCCAGAGCTGGGAACGCCATGTTAATGCACAGACATTCCCGGGAAGTCGGCGACAAAAATGGTGCATTACATATAAACGCGAACACTCCAACTAAGGACAGAAACATCCTCAAAATGAAGAGGGAACACAAGGCGGCTAGGACGCTAGGAATCATAATGGGAGCTTTCATACTCTGTTGGCTTCCCTTCTTTCTATATTACATCTCAACATCCCTTTGTGATTCGTGCAAATGTCCCGATGTCGTGACTGTTATCATGTTTTGGACTGGCTACTTCAACTCTGCGTTGAATCCAATCATCTACGCCTATTTCAATAGGGATTTCCGTAACGCGTTTAAGAACACTTTGGCTTGTGCGTTCTGTAGTTTTTGTAGAAGAAGTGCATCAGATTTAGATGCTATGGAACGTTTAGATAGGAGGGGTTCTGCGCAATTAAGGGTCCCTATACCGTCGAGACGAGCATCGGATCTCGCGTCCCTTTGA